GCTCCGGTGATCCCTAAGCTGATGATAAGAGTTGCCACCACTAGTAAAGTATTTGCCGAACCTCTCACTCCAGATACAGATTTTGTGTGCAACTCTTTGTGGGACCGATAAAATTCTTCTTTAGGAGTCAAACCATCTTTATTTCTCATTGTTTTCATTGCAGGTGGAACTATTTGCTCCACTTTCTGTTTAAGAAAATTACCGTAAACAACGTTATTGTTATAGGAAAAATCCTAATTAATCAAGTACAATTGTATACCTGAAACCATAACTCCTCGCTACGCATTAGAACATGTTCAGCTGGTAATACAAATGTTGGTTCAGGACGCAATTTTCCAGCTAAGTGAAGAACATTGTTACCCTCAAAATCAACTAATTGTGTCATCAAATCCTTGGAATCTCCCTTGCTTAATATTAGTCGGTATATATCTTCTTGTCGATATAGAATAGCAATGTGAAGTAAGCTTCTTTTCTCTGAACTCACTTCAAATAGCAAATATGGATGGTACTCAAAAAGAAATTCTAATATCATAACGTTTCCAGATTTTGCTGCATCAAACATCGCCTTTGACAATTGTTCAGAGTTGAGAGACTCTTTCACTTCTTCCATTCGCTTAAACATCGAGCTCACTAACTTTAGATGGTCAGTAATTTCCTTGGACAATGCTGCCATtgagtttaaattaattattagtcaTCTGAGCATGGTATTTAGTTGAATAAAGTACATGTTGGATTTTAATTTAGCTTTTAATTAAAGAGTTaattaaatttctcttttatctttatttatttatttatttctcatcACACGTAGTGTTTTCATTATCACCTGACAAGACAAACTTTGTTAGTCGAGGTACATCAGCTGCGTTTTGATTCAACAGTGCGATCGTGTTGGAAACTATATATTCTTATTTGGAGATAATCGTCTTGTACATGTAGATACGTCTAGGGCAAGAAGGTATGTATTTGTAGGGTATACGGCGAGAGAAAAAGGACTACAAATTGCAGTGCACCCCTGGCTATGGAGTCAGGTTCACAAAACTAAAGTAACATCTATGAgctagaaaaataaattttttaggaGTTATAAGTACTCACAAAGTTGAGCAAGGATTTCCAAAGGTGTCGATCGCTCTTCATTTTCTACAGTAACCAATTTTGGATAGCGATCCAACAAGTCTGATGCCACAGCTGTAACGGGCATAATGAAGTGAAAGAATATAATGCAGGAAGGCTTAGGCaagagaaaaatggaagaaatataaattattgtttaacaTGCAAAGTGAAGAAAGCAGACAGTGCAGTGAAAACAGTTGTGAAGGTGGATGAGCATACTGTAAAGGTTGTTGGTGATGGTAAAGAAAAATAGCTTGACGATTTCTTCTTGGAATGTTAGATTGTTGTGTAGGTCGTGTAGGTCCTTTAATGTTTTTTGAAGTAAGAAGTGTGTGATTTTAAGGTGGCCTGCAGAAGATGCTAATTGAATCGGCAGCATATTTTTTCGGCCTCTAATCCACAGCAACCTTCCATTCTTGTTCAGCAGAATTTCAGCAATTGGGATGTTGCCTGTTATGGCAGCCAAACAAAAGGGTGTATTCCTATCTGCCATGGGAATTTCCAAATCTTGCATGTTCATACAACTTATCAGCTTTTGTACAGAACTGGTTTTTCCCATAATTACAGCAATGTGTAGGGCTGTAAGTCTGCTATTAGTCATTGGAATTTGCCACCAATAAGGATGGATTCGGCAACATGAGGAAGTCTCACTCCAATTTCCTGAAGCTGCTGCCACATATATTTCCCTTTTATCTTTTCCtgtatttttatacaatttctAAATCTTCAGGGGTGTCTTAtattgaaatgaaagaaaattgtaagaaagcattattatgattgatttcCAATCAccatttttaaacaataaaaaaatattattatattcaatcaattaatattaaccAGATTCTTTTAGAATACTATAAAAGAATTTATCACGTAtacaataattgaaattttatgaatcttgtataattttttcatttatacgTGTAAATATTACTTTCatgaagtaatttttgtttgcttatgtgaaatttttatattttcattcaaagcTTTCTTAATCTTAAAAGTGATATAATAGCCACAAAATTCTATCTTTCTAATTTAAAcgtttttctatttataaacaactattttctattattgctctaataataataataattgatgaGATATGAGAAGTGCATATAtatagtcaatttttttttattataatgtctTGAGCATACAAAAAAAGTTAAGACcgtgaaaatatattaaactttgttaaattaaatacaatttgggTGGTGAcgaaatttgaatatatatatcattatgcTAGCTAGATAGGTCTCAATAGAATCAATGCCAcacaaaataattcattttgaaatacctTTTTCAGTACATGAAATATACGtcatatatatgtttaaacAATAGAACACTTTATAAAATAGGTAAATTATAAATACACATGCAGCAAATTATAACCAAATTTCACTAATTTTCCCGTCACAGAAGggaataattttgttattaaattgaATTCATAGACTGTGAATAACAATCTTAATGCATATGGTCTTATCgttaatttaaatatagtttCCCGTTATACTTTCGACAAACATATACagctaatattatttattgattaaacCAATAAAAGAGGACATTAATTAAAGCAAAACATGTGaaacttaaaacaataaaatattttgtcattTTCCTATATAATAGATAGATGTGATgcaattatgaattaaaaatcaTACGGTCTAGCTCTCCCAGCGATGGCAGCTGTGCTTCACCAACATCAATACTCACTTCTTCAGTATCTGCATATGCAAATATATCATCAAATTTAACACTAAAGGTACTTCCAAGAGTATCATCTGCGTCTGCCATAGCTCCTGCGTTTTCTTTCCACTTTTCACAAATTTCTTAATTGCTCACTCATGAACTCAGTTTCCGTCTATTTTGAGCAAAAGACGCAGTATAAGCCAAGTAATTCcataaagtgataaaaaaaaaaaaaaaccaaccaCCAGAAAACATTGCACTCAAAGTATTAAAGAATACTTAATataccttttttaaaattatcattacttaaaatatgtaaaatatcattatatatttacaatatctttcttcttttgttttattttgttaattgcatttcaatcatttaaaaacattatatattaaaatttattccgcataaaatttaattataatatgaggcatgtatttaaaaaaattatatttaagaattttatctATGTTAAATAACCATTAAACACTAAAACACCAATTATTTATTGAGAAAtcatattgtatttttaaaaaaatgtggtaattgtaaaaaaagagaaaaaataaagtaaaaataaaaatatatatatataaatgtactTGGTTCTCTCATTGCACTTAATAAAGACCCTTGAAAAACACTTGTTGTTGTATGCAGAAACAAAGAGCAAGAAACGAACAACTGTACAATGCAGTGAAGAAGACTAATAGAAATATTCAAAAGTTGAGTGAAAGTTGAAATGTGGGATCTGATActttggaaaaaataattaacatattcGGTTTTTATTCAAAAATGTCTTAAAAAgccaattgttgaaaaaaatgactatttgttattttggttttgtgatTTTGGTATGGAAAAGGTGAAGTTAGTGCATTTTATTATACTCACAAGATATTATATAAAACTCGTTAAATTGTATTCATAGCTGCACACTTTCTAATAATTCTGAacaatatttactttattattgcATTCTTTCTtgctatttctttttattgatgaaattttgtttgtatgtttCACTGGGAGAAAGATTGAATAGATAGATTTCCGAAAATGAAGAGTGGATtgtaatattgtttaaattaagaaaaagatgttgtaatttaagtggatttgaaataaaagttatttataatgtGATAAATAtgatacattaaaaaatattttaataaataaaattatatgtgattagtattttattttttatgataaagatgatataaatttaaatataaattaaatagtgaaaattatattaaaataattaatattattattattatttattattattaatctatcattattacaattaatattattagaacCAGCATGTGCAGTACCTAAATCAATGATTGAATCATTAATACATGTTAAATTTCTTCTCTTCCGTGGAAGATGTTAGGAAGGAGACAATCACTCACTTTTtgtataacaataaataaatagtcacaaacatatatagttatttttaaaatacattgttGAAGTGGGACATTGaacaaatattattagttattaaataaaaatagtgtaatattttatgaaaatgattaatttaaacaaGTTGTATGAAATTGATATAACATAATTTccgttgagaaaaaaaaaataaataagaagttTAAAACATCACACCTACGAGGAAGTCCATTGGGCTTGCTACCAACAAGAAGTTTGGTTGGAGGGGCTATTTTCCAACACCTTTTCTTTCTACACCTGTAAATTTCATTGTGTCCATTATAATCCTaggaattatatatatataattaaattcggttatgaaattttagaatttcaaaaatGGTTCTGAAATTTGTTGGAtctgaaaatcaaattttgaatttttcagatttcaaaatcttattttaattttttgtattttgaaatctaattttgaattttctttaattttaaaattcatttctgaatttttgaaattctgaatatttttgaattttaaaatttgatttgagTTTTTGAATTTCGTAATCTAATTtagaaatttttcaaaatttgaaactcAATTCTAGATTTTCTCAAATTTGTAATTCAATTCTAGATTtttcgaattttgaaatttaatttgagtttaatagattttagaattttcaaaatttcaaaaagaaatttttaaattttctaa
Above is a genomic segment from Vigna radiata var. radiata cultivar VC1973A chromosome 10, Vradiata_ver6, whole genome shotgun sequence containing:
- the LOC106774942 gene encoding uncharacterized protein LOC106774942, which encodes MADADDTLGSTFSVKFDDIFAYADTEEVSIDVGEAQLPSLGELDRKDKREIYVAAASGNWSETSSCCRIHPYWWQIPMTNSRLTALHIAVIMGKTSSVQKLISCMNMQDLEIPMADRNTPFCLAAITGNIPIAEILLNKNGRLLWIRGRKNMLPIQLASSAGHLKITHFLLQKTLKDLHDLHNNLTFQEEIVKLFFFTITNNLYTVASDLLDRYPKLVTVENEERSTPLEILAQLSLSKEITDHLKLVSSMFKRMEEVKESLNSEQLSKAMFDAAKSGNVMILEFLFEYHPYLLFEVSSEKRSLLHIAILYRQEDIYRLILSKGDSKDLMTQLVDFEGNNVLHLAGKLRPEPTFVLPAEHVLMRSEELWFQVYNCT